The following are encoded together in the Portunus trituberculatus isolate SZX2019 chromosome 25, ASM1759143v1, whole genome shotgun sequence genome:
- the LOC123508549 gene encoding NPC intracellular cholesterol transporter 1-like, producing the protein MPGSWRRRDRERSWEREEKRTRVKMDLSPLRVLRKSPLFLTAVLCLALFCPVQGEGGGGGGGGGGGQCIWYEHCGKNEKGVLSCSYNGAPKSLTGPGLDVLAKTCPELVEEFSTEDGQLNTCCDANQVNILSNSINLLKMFLNRCPACLRNLRIPFCYMTCAPNQAEFLQPVVKEAANFSAKRGKEMVTDIKFYISKDFVDKLYASCRDVLAPSTNSRVMGLFCGHWGAAQCTGSRLFDYLGDFEKNEHTPINIQYQYLKDTSEIPEGVIPLNRTVQPCDKDLGESMACSCADCHSSCPIIPDTWDAPGEPWIMFGYDGLAVAMALTAILFSITFLVIFAYCHKRNKRYTAVMVERSMRHPEEIRTAVGRRLANLSVTQAQYAGEDENSLLHGRPTMEMPEIVMHDELSLSERITNWTQTTVDHLFTKWGTLCACHPWKVMGIGLILAISQCVGIFFWQITTDPVDLWAAPNSRSRIEKNYYDENFEPFYRTAQIFIRPLGIESFESGNDTYGPVYNKTFLMEVLRLQNYLANELVATVGEQEVRLFDICNKPMAPDNENCNIQSILNFWQNSEGKLKKSSEEHAKKCMSNAFQTECMGSYGGPVLPHVALGGFLDDNETLTDNPNYLKADTLVITFPINNYFNKSLLKPALAWEKAFNNFLINYTHPMMDIAFRSERSIEDELLRMSKSDLPTVIISYVIMFLYIALALGHTNQLTRLLISTKVTLGLGGVLIVLVSVCAAVGFYGYVGVPCTMLIIEVIPFLVLAVGVDNIFILVEAYADLDRNEDDTRPQLIGRAVGAVGPSMLLSSISQSCCFFLGALSDMPAVQAFAMYAGMSLLINFVLQMTLFVSLFSLDVMREEDNRFDVCCCIRQNKVERDTETRFLHKLFETTYAPFLMKPWVRAVVIVAFMFWVCTSVAMVPHIEIGLEEELSMPDDSYVLKYIEYLKKFGCVGPPVYFVLKDGYNFTDLDMQNKICSHLGCNKDALLIQLKLASQIPNRTYIAVPSSAWIDDYFEWSVEDKRCCHKDENGTFCPREMEDYSNDKVLDMEEEEKPDYSDGVDFDEMFNNLYDYDYTYGDLDLEYDIIDNPKHKHKQHKQHKQPKPAYIEDIYNYDYSYGDMSVDYNSGMPPKGEHEVSGDDGWPSNSKDPSETGRAHRKHHKEPTTPACQPCNINILPNNPFRPEPELFNQYLPMFLKDNPDMYCPKAGHAAYGQSVKIHYDESGNPITGASVFMTYHTVLRNSYQFYEALRSARAIADNITRTLNLVEKDGKLVPSGETRYEVFPYSVFYVFFEQYLTIWEDTVRMLGISVVAVFFIVLFMMGFDFASSFIILVMVVLILTNMGGLMYMWNISLNAISLVNLIVAIGISVEFCSHTTRAFAVSEADTRIMRAQKSLVRMGPSVLSGITLSDMGVVVLAFANSKIFQVYYFRMYFGMVVIGALHGLILLPVLLSFVGPSRRVVRSNMPDRAANPSGSVKLEDMIVDDQERQCLTATHTATINTAPPKSSSSSSSSGSYHSSTLDNPKKNTLTNSVKSSPRKGSRMSLNHNYDDMEDLNKKSTPSRHSYTLSRHSLAKTDEELEKLEE; encoded by the exons GTGCAGGGtgaaggtggcggcggcggtggtggtggtggtggtggacaatgCATTTGGTACGAGCACTGCGGGAAGAACGAGAAGGGCGTCCTCAGCTGCTCTTACAATGGCGCCCCCAAGTCATTGACGGGGCCCGGCCTGGATGTCCTCGCTAAGACGTGTCCCGAGCTGGTGGAGGAGTTTT CGACAGAAGATGGCCAGCTGAACACTTGTTGCGACGCTAACCAGGTCAACATTCTCAGCAACTCCATCAACTTGCTCAAGATGTTCCTGAATCGGTGCCCGGCCTGCCTGAGGAACCTTCGCATCCCTTTCTGCTACATGACGTGTGCTCCCAACCAGGCCGAGTTCCTCCAGCCAGTGGTAAAGGAAGCAGCCAACTTCTCCGCCAAGAGAg GAAAGGAAATGGTGACAGATATCAAATTCTACATTTCTAAGGACTTTGTAGATAAGCTGTACGCCTCTTGCCGCGATGTCTTGGCTCCGTCCACCAATAGCAGAGTGATGG gtCTGTTCTGTGGGCACTGGGGCGCTGCACAGTGCACGGGCTCTCGCCTCTTTGACTACCTGGGAGACTTTGAGAAGAATGAGCACACTCCCATCAACATTCAGTACCAGTATCTCAAGGACACCTCGGAGATCCCTGAAGGCGTCATCCCACTCAACCGAACTGTCCAGCCCTGTGATAAGGACCTTGGG GAGAGCATGGCGTGTTCATGTGCGGACTGCCACAGCTCCTGCCCCATCATCCCCGACACGTGGGACGCTCCTGGTGAACCTTGGATCATGTTTGGGTACGACGGTCTAGCGGTGGCGATGGCGCTCACTGCTATCCTCTTCTCCATCACCTTCCTGGTCATCTTTGCCTATTGccacaagaggaacaagagataCACAG CTGTGATGGTGGAGCGCAGCATGAGGCACCCTGAGGAGATCCGCACCGCCGTGGGCCGCCGCCTGGCCAACCTGTCCGTCACCCAGGCACAGTACGCTGGCGAGGACGAGAACTCACTCCTGCACG GCCGCCCCACCATGGAGATGCCGGAGATAGTGATGCACGATGAGCTGTCCCTGTCTGAACGCATCACCAACTGGACCCAGACTACTGTGGACCACCTCTTCACCAAGTGGGGCACCC TGTGTGCGTGTCACCCCTGGAAGGTGATGGGCATCGGTCTCATCCTGGCTATCTCGCAGTGTGTCGGGATATTCTTCTGGCAGATCACCACCGATCCTGTTGACCTTTGGGCCGCCCCCAACTCCCGCTCCCGCATTGAGAAGAACTACTACGACGAAAACTTTGAGCCTTTCTACCGCACGGCTCAGATCTTCATCCGTCCGCTGGGCATTGAGAGT TTTGAGTCGGGGAATGACACGTATGGCCCCGTGTACAACAAGACCTTCCTGATGGAGGTGCTGAGACTGCAGAACTACCTGGCCAATGAG CTGGTGGCCACAGTTGGGGAGCAGGAGGTGCGGCTGTTTGACATCTGCAACAAGCCCATGGCACCTGACAATGAGAATTGCAACATCCAGTCCATCCTCAACTTCTGGCAGAACAGTGAAGGGAAACTGAAGAAATCCAGTGAAGAGCATGCCAAGAAGTGCATGAG cAATGCCTTCCAGACAGAGTGCATGGGGAGCTACGGTGGTCCTGTGCTGCCTCACGTGGCGCTGGGTGGCTTCCTGGATGACAATGAAACCCTCACTGACAACCCCAACTACCTCAAGGCGGACACTCTCGTCATCACCTTCCCCATCAACAACTACTTTAACAAGTCCCTCCTCAAACCAGCGCTGGCCTGGGAGAAAGC GTTCAACAATTTCCTCATCAACTACACCCACCCCATGATGGACATCGCCTTCCGCTCAGAACGCTCCATTGAGGACGAGCTGCTGAGGATGAGCAAGTCCGACCTGCCAACTGTCATCATTTCCTACGTCATCATGTTCCTGTACATCGCCCTGGCACTCGGACACACCAACCAGCTCACACGCCTCCTG ATCTCCACCAAGGTGACGCTGGGCCTGGGTGGCGTCCTTATTGtgctggtgtctgtgtgtgcagcTGTTGGCTTCTATGGCTATGTGGGCGTCCCCTGCACCATGCTGATCATTGAG gTGATCCCGTTCCTGGTGTTGGCGGTGGGTGTGGACAACATCTTCATCCTGGTGGAGGCGTACGCTGACCTGGACCGCAATGAGGATGACACACGGCCGCAGCTGATTGGCCGGGCGGTGGGGGCAGTGGGGCCGTCCATGCtgctctcctccatctctcagtcctgctgcttcttcttgg GTGCCTTGTCGGACATGCCAGCAGTGCAAGCGTTCGCCATGTATGCCGGCATGAGTCTGCTGATCAACTTTGTGCTGCAGATGACCCTCTTTGTCTCACTATTTTCCCTGGACGTCATGAGGGAAGAG GACAACCGCTTTGACGTGTGTTGCTGCATCCGCCAGAACAAGGTGGAGAGGGACACAGAGACCAGGTTCCTGCACAAG CTGTTTGAGACGACATATGCACCGTTCCTGATGAAGCCATGGGTGCGGGCCGTGGTGATCGTGGCCTTCATGTTCTGGGTGTGCACGTCGGTGGCCATGGTGCCACACATTGAGATCGGCCTAGAGGAGGAGCTGTCAATGCCGGATGACTCATATGTCCTCAAGTACATCGAG TACCTCAAGAAGTTTGGGTGTGTGGGTCCCCCGGTGTACTTTGTCCTCAAGGATGGCTACAACTTCACTGACCTGGACATGCAGAATAAGATATGCTCGCACTTAGGCTGCAACAAAGACGCCTTGCTCATCCAACTGAAGCTCGCCTCTCAGATTCCCAACAG GACCTACATTGCTGTGCCGTCATCTGCCTGGATCGACGACTACTTTGAGTGGTCTGTGGAGGACAAGCGCTGCTGCCACAAGGACGAGAATGGCACCTTCTGTCCACGGGAGATGGAGGACTACAGCAATGACAAGGTGCtcgacatggaggaggaagaaaaaccagATTACAGTGACGGGGTGGACTTTGATGAAATGTTTAACAACTTATACGATTATGATTATACTTACGGGGACTTGGACCTGGAGTATGACATTATAGACAACCCCAAGCACAAGCACAAGCAGCACAAACAGCACAAGCAGCCCAAGCCAGCATACATCGAGGACATCTACAACTATGACTACAGTTATGGTGACATGTCGGTGGATTACAACAGTGGCATGCCTCCCAAGGGAGAACATGAGGTGTCCGGTGACGACGGCTGGCCTAGCAACAGCAAGGACCCCTCAGAGACAGGCAGGGCTCACAGGAAACACCACAAGGAGCCCACCACCCCGGCCTGCCAGCCCTGCAACATCAACATCCTGCCCAACAACCCCTTCCGCCCTGAGCCTGAGTTGTTCAACCAGTACTTGCCCATGTTCCTGAAGGACAACCCTGATATGTACTGCCCCAAGGCTGGACATGCAGCGTATGGACAG AGTGTGAAGATCCACTATGATGAGTCAGGGAACCCCATCACCGGTGCCAGTGTATTCATGACATACCACACAGTCCTGCGCAACAGTTACCAGTTCTATGAGGCGCTGCGCTCAGCCCGGGCCATCGCTGACAACATCACCCGAACCCTCAACCTGGTGGAGAAGGATGGCAAGCTAGTGCCAAGCGGGGAGACCAGATATGAGGTGTTCCCTTACAG TGTGTTCTACGTGTTCTTTGAGCAATACCTCACCATCTGGGAGGACACGGTGAGGATGCTGGGGATCTCCGTGGTGGCAGTGTTCTTCATCGTGCTATTCATGATGGGCTTTGACTttgcctcctccttcatcatcctggtgatggtggtactcATCCTCACCAACATGGGTGGACTCATGTACATGTGGAACATTTCCCTCAATGCGATCTCCCTTGTCAACCTCATCGTCGCCATTGGCATCTCAGTGGAGTTCTGCTCCCACACCACACGTGCCTTTGCCGTGAGTGAGGCCGACACGCGCATCATGAGGGCACagaaatccttggtgcgcatgGGACCCTCGGTGCTGTCTGGCATCACCCTCAGTGACATGGGTGTGGTGGTGCTCGCCTTCGCTAACTCCAAGATATTCCAG GTGTACTACTTCAGAATGTACTTTGGAATGGTAGTGATTGGGGCGCTGCACGGCCTCATCCTGCTGCCCGTCCTGCTCAGCTTTGTTG GTCCCTCAAGGCGTGTGGTCCGCAGCAACATGCCAGACCGAGCGGCCAACCCCAGTGGCTCCGTTAAGCTGGAGGACATGATTGTGGACGACCAGGAGCGGCAATGTCTCACAGCGACACACACGGCTACCATCAACACAGCGCCGCCCaagtccagcagcagcagcagcagcagtggcagttaCCACTCCAGCACCCTGGACAACCCCAAGAAGAACACGCTGACCAACTCCGTCAAGAGCTCGCCGAGGAAAGGCAGCCGCATGTCCCTCAACCACAACTATGACGACATGGAGGACCTCAACAAGAAGAGCACTCCCTCCCGACACTCGTACACTCTGTCTCGCCACTCACTGGCCAAGACGGATGAGGAGCTAGAGAAGCTGGAGGAATGA